A region of Paenibacillus thiaminolyticus DNA encodes the following proteins:
- a CDS encoding sulfatase family protein, protein MTTASYRRPNILFVMSDDHASHAMSCYGSRINVTPQIDRIANEGIRFDNCFCTNSICSPSRASILTGTYNHLNGVKSIDDHFDGRQQTFPKLLQQHGYQTAIVGKWHLGHGGHANPTGFDYWSVLDGQGEYFHSEFLEANGSRRIEGYVTDVIADLSLDWLRKRDKDKPFMLMCHHKAPHRPWQPDERHSRMYEDVEIPYPETFDDDYANRSQAAVEAKMRIGRDMVTTDTKGEPPEGLTEEQVKRWKYQRYIKDYLRCVASIDDNVGRLLDYLDEEGIAEDTIVIYTSDQGFFLGDHGWFDKRFMYEESLRMPFVVRYPRAIAPGSVTDAMALNVDFAQTFLDYAQIEAPAGMQGHSLRPLWEGETPPDWRTSMYYRYWMHLDEHHNVYSHYGIRTHRYKLIYYYAQALGTPGSVDENRPPEWELFDLEHDPCEMRNVYGEPGYEAVVSELKAELHRLQAEVLDTPVEEVS, encoded by the coding sequence ATGACGACCGCATCATACCGAAGACCGAACATTTTATTTGTGATGTCAGATGATCATGCTTCCCACGCGATGAGCTGTTACGGCAGCCGCATCAACGTGACGCCTCAGATCGACCGGATTGCGAATGAAGGCATCCGCTTCGACAATTGCTTTTGCACGAATTCGATCTGCTCGCCAAGCCGAGCCTCTATCCTGACGGGGACCTACAACCATCTCAACGGAGTGAAATCGATCGACGATCACTTCGACGGAAGACAGCAGACATTCCCGAAGCTGCTTCAGCAGCACGGTTACCAGACCGCTATTGTCGGCAAATGGCATCTCGGACATGGAGGCCATGCTAATCCGACCGGCTTCGATTATTGGAGCGTCCTGGACGGGCAGGGCGAATATTTTCATTCCGAGTTCCTGGAGGCGAATGGAAGCCGCCGCATCGAAGGTTATGTAACCGATGTCATCGCAGACCTGTCGTTGGATTGGCTGCGGAAGCGGGACAAGGACAAGCCGTTCATGCTGATGTGCCATCATAAGGCGCCGCATCGGCCTTGGCAGCCGGATGAGCGACACAGCCGCATGTACGAAGATGTGGAGATTCCGTATCCGGAGACATTCGATGACGATTACGCCAATCGCTCGCAAGCTGCCGTCGAAGCGAAAATGCGGATTGGGCGCGACATGGTCACGACCGATACGAAGGGAGAGCCTCCGGAAGGGCTGACGGAGGAGCAAGTGAAGCGGTGGAAGTATCAGCGCTACATTAAGGATTATCTGCGCTGCGTCGCATCCATTGATGACAATGTGGGGCGGCTGCTCGATTATTTGGACGAGGAAGGAATCGCGGAGGATACCATCGTCATCTACACCTCCGACCAAGGCTTCTTCCTTGGCGATCACGGCTGGTTCGACAAGCGGTTCATGTACGAGGAGTCGCTGCGCATGCCGTTCGTCGTCCGGTATCCGCGTGCGATTGCTCCGGGCAGCGTGACGGATGCGATGGCGCTGAACGTTGATTTCGCGCAGACCTTCCTGGATTATGCGCAGATCGAGGCGCCTGCGGGCATGCAAGGGCATTCTCTCCGGCCGTTATGGGAAGGGGAGACGCCTCCGGATTGGCGGACCTCGATGTATTACCGGTATTGGATGCACCTGGACGAGCATCACAACGTTTATTCGCATTATGGCATTCGAACGCACCGGTATAAGCTGATTTACTATTATGCGCAGGCTTTGGGCACGCCGGGTTCGGTCGACGAGAATCGGCCCCCGGAGTGGGAGTTGTTCGATCTCGAACACGATCCTTGCGAAATGCGCAACGTATACGGTGAACCGGGCTATGAGGCGGTGGTGAGCGAATTGAAGGCAGAGCTTCACCGGCTGCAGGCGGAAGTGCTCGATACGCCAGTTGAGGAAGTATCCTAA